The following is a genomic window from Synechococcus sp. JA-2-3B'a(2-13).
ACCGAAGCTCGTTACAAGCTGGCCTGGGTACTGGGCATGAGCGGCTATCTGGATCCGGCCCTGACAGAGCTGGAAGCCGTTTTGGCGGCAGATCCCAACCATGTGGCAGCCCATTACAATCGAGGGGCCCTCCTCTTGCAAAAGGCCCAACTGGAAGCCGATGAGGACGGACAAATCGATCTGGCCGTTCTGCAACAGGCGGAAGCAGCCTTTCAAGCGGTGATGCGCTTGGATCCCACCGACCAACGGGCCTTTGCCTTCCTCAATTTGGTCAAGCGGGCCATTCGCAACCATCAGGCGTCCACTCAGGTCTCCGGCGGCAGTGGCGGGTAAATCTGTGGAGGTTGTGGTCGGCTGGTGATTGCACAGCCTGAAGCCCATTGCGTAACATAAGTAAAGCCTGGGGATCCCGGCAATTTGGAGAGGTGTCCGAGCGGTTTAAGGAAGCAGTCTTGAAAACTGCCGTGGTTGACGCCACCGTGGGTTCGAATCCCACCCTCTCCGTTTATCTTGAGGTAAAGCCCAACGGGT
Proteins encoded in this region:
- a CDS encoding tetratricopeptide repeat protein, with the protein product MPASQSTPNLLMAHDSYQEGIAAVQAGDFQAAIQAFRQAVAADPTHTEARYKLAWVLGMSGYLDPALTELEAVLAADPNHVAAHYNRGALLLQKAQLEADEDGQIDLAVLQQAEAAFQAVMRLDPTDQRAFAFLNLVKRAIRNHQASTQVSGGSGG